The proteins below come from a single Isoptericola dokdonensis DS-3 genomic window:
- a CDS encoding ATP-binding protein: MNTGDAPWIPRLQVAHLPLNSVLQRQVAFAAIFGISVAVLPVVIAHLDEPVLVVAAVLVEVAVLMAAAFLPWGRWAPAAQDLLPVTSVGALLLLQRGTSGELLYFSILVLLPVTTLAWTSGRRGVLLGTALATISVLVPAVWIEDFASTGVTVYRGILVPLVAFVLAVFVSDAAQGLRARAAAQSALADQLRTSRDLMAGLVEAATEQAIVGTDVTGTVEVFNKGAEHLSGRAAQDMIGRPLLELGVSAELDAVALEQGHRIPPGPEGDPQRWSVLVGSAAHGLAFQHDWTLVGRERTRVVRLTVTRRTPLPGDEEQGYLFVATDVTAERESERAKDEFLGYVSHELRTPISSVLGYLELLRLDDDDLSAEQRGYLEVIERNAQRLLHLVEDLLLRAQVDAGGFVVRQEPTDLADVLAAAVRSAVPFAISQDLALVDSTPGPVALSADPVRLGQMVDNLLSNALKFTPAGGRVEVRAVRSQAPDGAPQAVLTVQDDGVGIPADEVHRLTDRFFRATTATRRRVPGVGLGLSITQAIVDAHDGELAISSVEGAGTTFTVTLPAGTAPAAEPV; encoded by the coding sequence GTGAACACCGGCGACGCCCCCTGGATCCCGCGCCTCCAGGTCGCGCACCTCCCGCTCAACAGCGTGCTGCAGCGGCAGGTCGCGTTCGCGGCGATCTTCGGGATCTCGGTGGCGGTGCTCCCGGTGGTGATCGCCCACCTCGACGAACCGGTGCTCGTCGTGGCCGCGGTCCTCGTGGAGGTGGCGGTGCTGATGGCGGCGGCGTTCCTGCCCTGGGGGCGCTGGGCGCCCGCCGCGCAGGACCTGCTGCCGGTCACGTCCGTCGGGGCGCTGCTGCTCCTGCAGCGGGGGACGTCGGGCGAGCTGCTCTACTTCTCCATCCTCGTCCTGCTGCCCGTGACCACCCTCGCCTGGACGAGCGGACGGCGCGGGGTCCTGCTCGGGACGGCGCTGGCGACGATCAGCGTCCTGGTGCCCGCGGTGTGGATCGAGGACTTCGCGAGCACGGGGGTCACGGTGTACCGGGGCATCCTCGTGCCGCTCGTCGCGTTCGTCCTCGCCGTCTTCGTGTCCGACGCCGCACAGGGTCTGCGCGCCCGTGCTGCGGCGCAGAGCGCGCTGGCCGACCAGCTGCGGACGTCCCGCGACCTCATGGCCGGGCTCGTGGAGGCCGCCACCGAGCAGGCCATCGTGGGCACCGACGTGACCGGCACGGTCGAGGTCTTCAACAAGGGGGCCGAACACCTCAGCGGCCGGGCGGCACAGGACATGATCGGGCGCCCGCTCCTCGAGCTCGGTGTCTCCGCCGAGCTCGACGCGGTGGCGCTCGAGCAGGGCCACCGGATCCCGCCCGGCCCCGAGGGCGACCCGCAGCGGTGGTCGGTCCTGGTGGGCAGCGCGGCGCACGGCCTGGCGTTCCAGCACGACTGGACGCTCGTCGGCCGGGAGCGCACGCGGGTGGTGCGGCTGACGGTCACGCGGCGCACGCCCCTGCCGGGCGACGAGGAGCAGGGCTATCTGTTCGTGGCGACCGACGTCACCGCCGAGCGCGAGTCGGAACGGGCCAAGGACGAGTTCCTCGGTTACGTCAGCCACGAGCTGCGCACCCCGATCTCGTCGGTCCTCGGCTACCTGGAGCTGCTCCGGCTCGACGACGACGACCTCTCCGCCGAGCAGCGCGGCTACCTCGAGGTGATCGAACGCAACGCGCAGCGGCTGCTGCACCTCGTCGAGGACCTCCTGCTGCGTGCCCAGGTCGACGCGGGTGGCTTCGTGGTGCGCCAGGAGCCCACCGACCTCGCCGACGTCCTGGCGGCCGCCGTGCGCTCCGCCGTCCCGTTCGCGATCTCGCAGGACCTGGCGCTGGTCGACTCCACGCCGGGCCCGGTGGCGTTGTCGGCCGATCCGGTGCGACTGGGGCAGATGGTCGACAACCTGCTGTCCAACGCCCTGAAGTTCACCCCGGCGGGCGGGCGCGTGGAGGTCCGCGCGGTACGAAGCCAGGCGCCCGACGGCGCGCCGCAGGCGGTGCTGACCGTGCAGGACGACGGCGTCGGCATCCCCGCGGACGAGGTGCACCGGCTCACCGACCGCTTCTTCCGCGCGACGACGGCGACCAGGCGCCGGGTCCCCGGCGTCGGGCTCGGGCTGTCCATCACCCAGGCCATCGTCGACGCGCACGACGGGGAGCTGGCGATCAGCAGCGTCGAAGGGGCGGGCACGACGTTCACCGTGACCCTGCCGGCCGGCACCGCTCCGGCGGCCGAGCCGGTGTGA
- a CDS encoding glycosyltransferase, translating into MTDVLLQVLEVLCVAAVALGAVPVVVGVYQYLLVPVHAVTNHWPRSAPYLPRVVVVLPAWNEGAVLEPSLERLMHLEYPPDRLRVLVVDDASTDDTPDVARAMAARYPGRIRHLRREQGGQGKAHTLNHGIRQALADDWMEALLVMDADVIFAPESLRRMTRHLADPEIGAVTGYIAEGSRRPAAVARFVGFEYVAAQAAARRAQNVLGAMACLAGGAQLHSRVNLEAIGGEIDTTTLAEDTCTTFLTQLGGRRVVFDPTVHVLAEEPASIRALWKQRLRWARGNVQITSRFRKVWFRPSRDHRLGSVSFGVVWFSVFGLPVAAVLASVGLVVLHAVNDVAALELFTWLWWLAVVAYVYVTLLTLMLDHRTARRAWFEGLAFPGLGAIVVMVAAWRPNTWLELVGIDVTQETRTVLLYVLYAWPLVAMMLAWLLKLLDGVVRWRWVTSLLLYVVGFGPLLCAVTLDSYLKEAQGAAATWDKTEKTGRVMG; encoded by the coding sequence GTGACGGACGTCCTGCTCCAGGTCCTGGAGGTCCTCTGCGTCGCGGCGGTCGCCCTGGGGGCCGTGCCGGTCGTCGTCGGCGTCTACCAGTACCTGCTCGTGCCGGTCCATGCCGTGACGAACCACTGGCCGCGGTCGGCGCCCTACCTGCCGCGCGTCGTCGTGGTGCTGCCGGCCTGGAACGAGGGCGCCGTGCTGGAGCCGTCCCTCGAGCGGCTCATGCACCTCGAGTACCCCCCGGACCGGTTGCGCGTGCTCGTCGTCGACGACGCCAGCACCGACGACACCCCCGACGTCGCCCGGGCGATGGCCGCCCGCTACCCGGGACGCATCCGGCACCTGCGCCGCGAGCAGGGCGGGCAGGGCAAGGCGCACACCCTCAACCACGGCATCCGCCAGGCGCTCGCGGACGACTGGATGGAGGCGCTGCTCGTCATGGACGCCGACGTCATCTTCGCGCCGGAGTCCCTGCGCCGGATGACCCGGCACCTGGCCGACCCCGAGATCGGTGCCGTGACGGGCTACATCGCCGAGGGCAGCCGGCGTCCCGCCGCGGTGGCCCGGTTCGTCGGGTTCGAGTACGTCGCCGCGCAGGCGGCCGCGCGCCGCGCGCAGAACGTGCTCGGGGCGATGGCCTGCCTGGCGGGCGGCGCCCAGCTCCACTCGCGGGTCAACCTGGAGGCGATCGGCGGGGAGATCGACACCACCACGCTCGCGGAGGACACCTGCACGACGTTCCTCACCCAGCTCGGCGGGCGTCGCGTCGTGTTCGACCCCACGGTCCACGTGCTCGCCGAGGAACCGGCGTCGATCCGGGCCCTGTGGAAGCAGCGGCTGCGGTGGGCCCGCGGGAACGTGCAGATCACGTCCCGGTTCCGCAAGGTCTGGTTCCGGCCCTCGCGCGACCACCGGCTGGGGTCGGTCTCGTTCGGGGTCGTCTGGTTCTCGGTGTTCGGCCTGCCGGTCGCGGCCGTGCTCGCCTCGGTGGGTCTGGTCGTGCTCCATGCGGTGAACGACGTCGCCGCCCTGGAGCTCTTCACCTGGCTCTGGTGGCTCGCCGTCGTGGCCTACGTCTACGTCACCCTGCTCACCCTCATGCTGGACCACCGCACCGCCCGGCGCGCGTGGTTCGAGGGCCTCGCCTTCCCGGGCCTCGGCGCGATCGTGGTCATGGTGGCGGCCTGGCGTCCGAACACCTGGCTCGAGCTCGTCGGGATCGACGTGACCCAGGAGACCCGCACGGTGCTGCTGTACGTGCTGTACGCCTGGCCCCTGGTGGCGATGATGCTCGCCTGGCTGCTCAAGCTCCTGGACGGCGTCGTGCGGTGGCGGTGGGTGACGAGCCTGCTGCTGTACGTCGTCGGGTTCGGACCCCTGCTGTGCGCCGTCACGCTCGACTCCTACCTCAAGGAGGCGCAGGGCGCGGCGGCGACCTGGGACAAGACCGAGAAGACGGGAAGGGTGATGGGATGA
- a CDS encoding PHP domain-containing protein has protein sequence MTDAGTAARGGVDLRGDHHVHSTFSDDAHSTPAENLAAATRRGLTRIRMVEHVRVAATHVPDFLAAVAALDVPDGLTVRTGIEAKILDTAGTVDAPADVLAAVGTRAGPGRVLLADHQLPAPDGPWSPSATRERLAAGLDPADVVGHLVTAYVNALAASGPAQLAHPFSVLPKVGLDESHVDDDHLTALVAALLAADGVVEINEKWRCPGDRVVAELRAAGVPLVASTDAHHAGDVGAYRWLAGEP, from the coding sequence GTGACGGACGCCGGCACCGCCGCCCGCGGTGGCGTCGACCTGCGGGGCGACCACCACGTGCACTCCACCTTCTCGGACGACGCGCACAGCACCCCGGCGGAGAACCTCGCCGCCGCGACCCGACGAGGCCTGACCCGGATCCGCATGGTGGAGCACGTCCGGGTCGCCGCGACCCACGTGCCGGACTTCCTCGCCGCCGTCGCCGCGCTCGACGTCCCCGACGGGCTGACGGTCCGCACCGGCATCGAGGCGAAGATCCTCGACACCGCCGGAACCGTGGACGCGCCCGCCGACGTCCTGGCCGCCGTCGGCACCCGCGCAGGTCCCGGCCGGGTGCTCCTCGCGGACCACCAGCTCCCCGCACCCGACGGACCCTGGTCACCCTCTGCCACGCGGGAGCGCCTCGCGGCCGGCCTGGACCCGGCCGACGTCGTCGGGCATCTCGTGACCGCCTACGTGAACGCCCTCGCCGCCTCCGGGCCGGCGCAGCTCGCGCACCCGTTCTCCGTCCTGCCCAAGGTCGGGCTGGACGAGTCCCACGTCGACGACGACCACCTCACGGCCCTCGTCGCCGCGCTGCTCGCGGCCGACGGCGTCGTCGAGATCAACGAGAAGTGGCGGTGCCCCGGCGACCGGGTCGTCGCCGAGCTGCGCGCCGCGGGCGTCCCGCTCGTCGCGTCGACCGACGCCCACCACGCCGGGGACGTCGGTGCCTACCGGTGGCTCGCGGGGGAGCCGTGA
- a CDS encoding ATP-grasp domain-containing protein, with product MTRVLVTGAGGPAGVAVIRSLLARGDVAVHAADMDRWASGIYLVEADRRRLVPPGLADGFVDEVVALCDRDRVEVLFATVDVELPRLAAARDRLADVGTVLASPSLETLETALDKLALARACAPHLRVPRTELLGTQGADEGWTFPVIVKPRRGAGSRGVRLVTDHAELVATSAAEDLLVQELLPGDEYSVDVLADLDGHVVAAVPRARLRVDSGVSVAGVTVHDEELIATAAEVARVIGLTTVANVQLKRDADGVPALLEVNPRFPGAMPLTVASGVDMPSITLDAVLGRPVPARLDFREVANVRFLEDRFLPLDEVLPALEAAAGPGER from the coding sequence ATGACGCGAGTGCTGGTGACCGGTGCGGGAGGACCCGCCGGGGTGGCCGTGATCCGTTCGCTGCTGGCCCGGGGCGACGTCGCGGTGCACGCCGCCGACATGGACCGGTGGGCCAGCGGGATCTACCTCGTCGAGGCGGACCGGCGCCGGCTCGTCCCGCCCGGACTGGCGGACGGGTTCGTCGACGAGGTCGTGGCGCTGTGCGACCGGGACCGTGTCGAGGTGCTGTTCGCCACCGTCGACGTCGAGCTGCCGCGGCTGGCGGCGGCGCGCGACCGGCTGGCGGACGTCGGCACCGTCCTGGCCTCGCCGTCCCTGGAGACCCTCGAGACGGCGCTCGACAAGCTCGCGCTGGCCCGGGCGTGCGCACCGCACCTGCGCGTGCCCCGCACGGAGCTGCTCGGCACGCAGGGCGCCGACGAGGGGTGGACCTTCCCGGTGATCGTCAAGCCGCGCCGCGGCGCCGGTTCGCGGGGGGTACGGCTCGTCACCGACCATGCCGAGCTGGTCGCGACCAGCGCCGCCGAGGACCTGCTCGTCCAGGAGCTGCTGCCCGGCGACGAGTACTCCGTGGACGTGCTGGCGGACCTGGACGGCCACGTCGTGGCGGCCGTGCCGCGGGCCCGCCTGCGCGTCGACTCCGGCGTGTCCGTGGCCGGCGTGACGGTGCACGACGAGGAGCTGATCGCGACCGCCGCGGAGGTCGCCCGCGTCATCGGCCTGACGACCGTCGCCAACGTCCAGCTCAAGCGCGACGCCGACGGCGTGCCCGCCCTGCTGGAGGTGAACCCGCGGTTCCCGGGCGCCATGCCCCTGACCGTCGCGTCCGGGGTCGACATGCCGTCGATCACGCTCGACGCCGTGCTCGGGCGGCCGGTCCCTGCCCGCCTCGACTTCCGCGAGGTCGCGAACGTCCGGTTCCTGGAGGACAGGTTCCTCCCGCTCGACGAGGTCCTGCCCGCCCTCGAGGCAGCGGCCGGCCCGGGGGAGCGGTGA
- a CDS encoding response regulator → MEDARPVRVLVVEDDPDAAIYVATVLRRTGGMETAVVEDGVSALARLRAERFDLLVTDIELPGMSGLEVVRAIRAEGSRLPVIVMTAYASVDYAVEALRDDADEFLVKPLDSARLVDRARTLVERARQAGTPTPRERVLAVGAHPDDVEIGAGATLAAHRAIGDDVTVLTLSRGAVGGQPSAREHESRAAAAVIGADLVLLDFEDTRMEPLAAVIRAIEEVVADVDPTIVYTHTANDRHQDHRAVHQGVEVAARRVPTVLCYQSPSATIDFKPARFSPVDEHIETKLRMLAAFASQAHRDYMQPESVRATARYWSRFGVGTYAEPMEALRAVGRLGLLVGDHAGVHGQSPLH, encoded by the coding sequence GTGGAGGATGCACGACCGGTCCGGGTGCTCGTCGTCGAGGACGACCCGGACGCCGCGATCTACGTGGCCACGGTGCTGCGGCGGACGGGCGGCATGGAGACGGCGGTGGTCGAGGACGGCGTGTCGGCGCTGGCGCGGCTGCGGGCCGAGCGTTTCGACCTGCTGGTGACCGACATCGAGCTGCCGGGCATGTCGGGTCTCGAGGTCGTCCGGGCGATCCGTGCCGAGGGGTCACGCCTGCCGGTCATCGTCATGACGGCGTACGCGAGCGTCGACTACGCGGTCGAGGCCCTGCGCGACGACGCCGACGAGTTCCTCGTGAAGCCGCTCGACTCCGCCAGGCTGGTGGACCGGGCGCGGACGCTCGTCGAGAGAGCCCGCCAGGCCGGCACCCCGACGCCCCGCGAACGCGTGCTCGCGGTCGGCGCTCACCCCGACGACGTGGAGATCGGCGCCGGGGCCACGCTGGCCGCGCACCGCGCGATCGGCGACGACGTCACCGTGCTCACCCTGTCCCGCGGCGCGGTCGGCGGGCAGCCGTCGGCGCGGGAGCACGAGTCGCGGGCGGCCGCCGCCGTCATCGGTGCCGACCTGGTGCTGCTCGACTTCGAGGACACCCGGATGGAGCCGCTCGCGGCGGTCATCCGGGCGATCGAGGAGGTCGTCGCCGACGTCGACCCGACCATCGTGTACACCCACACCGCCAACGACCGCCACCAGGACCACCGGGCCGTCCACCAGGGCGTCGAGGTCGCGGCACGGCGCGTCCCCACGGTGCTGTGCTACCAGAGCCCCTCGGCCACGATCGACTTCAAGCCCGCCCGCTTCTCGCCCGTCGACGAGCACATCGAGACGAAGCTGCGGATGCTCGCCGCCTTCGCGTCGCAGGCGCACCGCGACTACATGCAGCCCGAGTCGGTGCGGGCGACCGCCCGCTACTGGTCGAGGTTCGGCGTCGGCACCTACGCCGAGCCGATGGAGGCGCTGCGTGCCGTCGGGCGCCTCGGGCTGCTGGTCGGCGACCATGCGGGCGTGCACGGCCAGAGCCCGCTCCACTGA
- a CDS encoding FUSC family protein, producing the protein MPSSDSPERGPLSWSWSRLGLGVAYAAPATVVAFDDPARGLALAVGVLPAAAVGLPASRRRRAGVVGVGALAGVSMVIGSVVAPYPVVAVLTVFALCVAVAAAVAVPGRRLAPLAMALGLPLVGAGLSFDSVGSAAGMALLMLAGSVYAWLVSLAWPERDVPQPPARPVPARRAMLVYGVQIGVAGAVAAAIGLALGLDHPGWACTTALLVSRPRLRDAHVREVGRSLSVLAGSLLACVIALAGPSDGVRALLVVVALAGAAATAGSRWYVMPFFSTLLVLSLLLVGDETHAGHWFAERVGETLLGVALALAAAWTVPRVAATVATARRVRRG; encoded by the coding sequence ATGCCGTCGTCGGACAGCCCGGAACGAGGGCCGCTGAGCTGGTCGTGGTCGCGCCTCGGGCTGGGTGTCGCGTACGCGGCGCCGGCGACCGTCGTGGCCTTCGACGACCCGGCGCGGGGGCTCGCGCTGGCGGTCGGCGTGCTGCCGGCGGCTGCGGTCGGCCTGCCGGCGAGCCGGCGGCGTCGGGCCGGTGTGGTCGGGGTGGGTGCGCTGGCCGGCGTCTCGATGGTGATCGGCTCCGTCGTCGCGCCCTACCCGGTCGTCGCCGTGCTGACGGTGTTCGCGCTGTGCGTCGCCGTCGCGGCCGCCGTCGCCGTGCCGGGCCGACGCCTCGCCCCGCTGGCGATGGCGCTGGGGCTGCCGCTGGTGGGGGCGGGGCTGTCGTTCGACTCGGTGGGGTCGGCGGCAGGCATGGCTCTGCTGATGCTCGCGGGCTCGGTGTACGCCTGGCTCGTGTCCCTCGCCTGGCCGGAGCGGGACGTGCCGCAGCCGCCGGCCCGGCCCGTGCCGGCGCGGCGCGCGATGCTGGTCTACGGGGTGCAGATCGGCGTCGCGGGCGCGGTGGCGGCCGCGATCGGCCTGGCCCTCGGCCTCGACCACCCGGGCTGGGCCTGCACGACGGCGCTGCTCGTGAGCCGTCCACGCCTGCGGGACGCGCACGTGCGGGAGGTCGGGCGGTCGCTGAGCGTCCTGGCCGGGTCGCTGCTGGCCTGCGTGATCGCGCTCGCGGGACCGAGCGACGGCGTCCGGGCGCTGCTCGTGGTGGTCGCCCTCGCCGGGGCCGCCGCGACCGCGGGCAGCCGCTGGTACGTCATGCCCTTCTTCTCGACCTTGCTCGTGCTGTCCCTGCTGCTGGTCGGCGACGAGACCCACGCCGGGCACTGGTTCGCCGAACGGGTCGGCGAGACGCTCCTCGGGGTCGCCCTCGCGCTGGCCGCCGCCTGGACGGTGCCCCGCGTCGCCGCCACGGTGGCCACAGCCCGGAGGGTTCGCCGCGGCTGA